One genomic region from candidate division WOR-3 bacterium encodes:
- a CDS encoding BatA domain-containing protein, translating to MLINPLYLLISSAAVFPVIFHLMRKFGKKEILFPAACLIKDSGVPLKKKFRLRELIQLILRILVIFCTAAAFSRPATKIKFPFSRTISQVAVVADISESVTRSGIYEKEFSGLLDYVSGVCVTGKGQTDFIDEDAFDRSVFCPREIDGSADIPFSLLLCREMGCGEPLLITDRQKISWRGMESLCEDFDAVTFPDSQYVFAVKSVILPEWFLSDDTAYIFLSTNPGFYAGVHSQKTDTVVEAEDGIFLPLFVSSSSDTVLISSTADSLFVILHSKNQIKIFSNNEEIFRRIFSVFPEGKAVKTFFPESASIAFIDESEFLDFTLPGSGEVKVFVFLDDASKLGNYVEVLTGVSSSPLPDKPAVIRQGLTGFLGTTVLYKVLLTPPKDLANSHSVINRFEDGNPALIKCGNNFVFAFSPENSTIFSLKNFPVLLLNLALGSGESHSISPFVPDEERASDYLNDDFASSKSCSLDEMTSLVKKSALFDMSPFLTYILIFLLLAEGFYSFYLGKRN from the coding sequence ATGTTAATAAACCCTCTCTATTTGCTGATATCCTCAGCCGCTGTATTCCCAGTCATTTTTCATCTGATGAGAAAATTCGGTAAAAAAGAGATTCTCTTTCCAGCCGCCTGCCTCATAAAGGACTCGGGTGTCCCGCTTAAGAAAAAATTCCGTTTGAGAGAACTGATTCAGCTCATTTTGAGAATACTTGTTATTTTTTGCACGGCAGCGGCTTTTTCCCGGCCGGCGACAAAAATAAAATTTCCTTTCAGCAGGACGATTTCCCAGGTCGCTGTCGTTGCGGACATATCTGAAAGCGTCACAAGAAGCGGAATATACGAAAAAGAATTTTCAGGACTTCTCGATTACGTATCAGGGGTCTGCGTCACGGGTAAAGGACAGACCGATTTTATTGATGAAGACGCTTTTGACAGATCAGTGTTTTGTCCACGCGAAATAGACGGTTCAGCCGATATACCTTTTTCGCTTCTACTGTGCCGTGAAATGGGGTGCGGTGAACCACTGCTGATTACAGACAGACAGAAAATTTCATGGAGGGGCATGGAATCGCTTTGCGAGGATTTTGACGCCGTAACATTTCCCGACTCCCAATACGTTTTTGCCGTGAAATCCGTAATTCTTCCCGAATGGTTTCTCAGCGATGACACCGCTTACATATTTCTCTCGACAAACCCTGGGTTTTACGCCGGGGTTCATTCCCAGAAAACCGACACCGTTGTAGAAGCCGAAGACGGTATTTTCCTGCCTTTGTTTGTCAGCTCATCATCCGATACGGTTTTAATTTCCTCAACGGCCGACAGTTTATTTGTAATTTTGCATTCAAAAAACCAAATAAAAATATTTTCTAACAATGAAGAGATATTCAGAAGAATTTTTTCAGTATTCCCCGAAGGAAAAGCCGTCAAAACTTTTTTTCCCGAAAGCGCTTCCATCGCCTTCATAGACGAATCTGAGTTTCTTGATTTTACGCTTCCCGGCTCAGGTGAAGTCAAAGTCTTCGTTTTTCTCGACGACGCATCAAAACTGGGAAATTACGTCGAGGTTCTTACCGGGGTATCATCGTCCCCTTTGCCGGATAAACCTGCGGTGATCCGTCAGGGTTTAACAGGTTTTCTCGGTACGACAGTTTTGTATAAAGTCTTGCTGACCCCTCCGAAAGACTTAGCAAATTCTCATTCAGTCATAAACAGATTTGAAGACGGCAATCCGGCCCTGATAAAATGCGGAAATAATTTCGTATTCGCATTCAGTCCGGAAAACTCGACAATTTTCTCGCTGAAAAACTTTCCCGTTTTGTTGCTGAATCTCGCGCTTGGATCCGGGGAAAGCCATTCGATCTCCCCTTTCGTTCCGGACGAAGAACGGGCGTCCGATTATTTAAATGATGATTTCGCCTCGTCGAAATCGTGCTCTCTCGATGAAATGACTTCTCTTGTAAAAAAAAGCGCTCTTTTCGACATGAGTCCTTTTTTGACGTATATACTTATTTTTCTTCTTTTAGCCGAAGGTTTTTATTCTTTTTATCTGGGAAAAAGAAATTGA
- the hutH gene encoding histidine ammonia-lyase — protein sequence MKKVMLSEKDISIEDVISVAVEKAEVSVTESAMEKVKKARAAVEKAASGNTSVYGVNTGFGSLAEKKIPPDLIDRLQLNLVLSHSCGTGPVLPEEAVRAMMFLRACVLAKGHSGVRPEILILIKDFLNTGAYPEVPSLGSVGASGDLAPLAHLTLGLIGRGFVYFKGERMEAQSFFEKSGLKPLVLKAKEGLALLNGTQFMTAVGILAYEKAKNISISGDMAGALTLEAFDGRPEAFDAKIHELRPYEGQIKTAENIRHLCAGSKNIHSSSHPRVQDPYSLRCIPQVHGVLKDSLAQVKKTLEIEINSVTDNPLVFPDQNEILSGGNFHGQPIAFAMDSLAIALSNIAGISERRTDLLLDDKRSGLPPFLASKPGVESGYMIAHLTAASLLNLVKNRANPCSSDSLPTSAGREDHVSFGSNSALKCLESEGFVSSIIAIELLTAARAVDLENKREKLGKGTTQIFDFVRAKFPHVEEDHEVSKGIKAVEKSPSDGSMNCILK from the coding sequence GTGAAAAAAGTTATGTTATCCGAAAAAGACATATCAATAGAAGACGTAATCTCAGTCGCCGTCGAAAAAGCAGAGGTTTCGGTAACCGAAAGCGCTATGGAAAAAGTTAAAAAAGCGAGAGCCGCAGTTGAAAAAGCAGCTTCCGGGAATACTTCCGTCTACGGAGTCAACACGGGATTCGGATCGCTGGCCGAAAAAAAGATACCTCCCGATCTCATAGACAGGCTTCAGCTGAATCTGGTCCTCTCTCACAGTTGCGGAACTGGACCTGTTTTACCGGAAGAAGCCGTCCGCGCAATGATGTTCCTCAGGGCCTGCGTCCTTGCCAAAGGGCATTCCGGAGTCAGACCAGAAATATTAATACTTATAAAAGATTTTTTGAACACGGGTGCATACCCTGAAGTCCCGTCCCTCGGTTCAGTCGGCGCATCCGGTGATCTCGCCCCTCTTGCGCATCTTACACTCGGACTAATAGGAAGGGGTTTTGTCTACTTCAAGGGAGAAAGAATGGAGGCGCAGTCCTTCTTCGAAAAAAGCGGTCTGAAACCTCTCGTCCTCAAGGCAAAGGAAGGTCTCGCGCTCTTGAACGGGACCCAGTTCATGACTGCGGTCGGAATCCTCGCGTACGAAAAAGCTAAAAATATTTCAATTTCCGGAGACATGGCGGGAGCGCTGACTCTCGAAGCTTTCGACGGAAGACCGGAAGCGTTCGACGCAAAAATCCACGAACTCAGACCCTACGAGGGACAGATAAAAACGGCGGAAAACATCAGACATCTATGCGCTGGGAGCAAAAACATCCATTCCTCTTCACACCCGCGGGTTCAGGACCCCTATTCCCTCAGATGTATACCGCAAGTCCACGGCGTCCTCAAAGACTCACTTGCTCAGGTTAAAAAGACGCTCGAAATTGAAATAAACTCCGTAACAGACAACCCGCTCGTATTTCCCGACCAAAATGAAATCCTTTCAGGCGGCAATTTCCACGGCCAGCCCATAGCTTTTGCCATGGACTCGCTCGCAATAGCTCTTTCCAACATCGCAGGCATTTCAGAGAGAAGGACCGACCTCCTGCTCGACGACAAGAGAAGCGGTCTGCCTCCTTTTTTGGCGTCAAAACCGGGAGTCGAGTCCGGATATATGATCGCACACCTCACTGCAGCTTCACTTCTCAACCTCGTAAAAAACAGGGCAAATCCGTGCTCTTCGGATTCACTGCCGACTTCGGCGGGAAGAGAGGATCACGTCAGTTTCGGATCGAACTCAGCTCTCAAGTGTCTGGAATCAGAAGGTTTTGTCTCAAGCATCATAGCCATAGAACTGCTGACGGCTGCAAGGGCTGTCGACCTTGAGAACAAGAGGGAAAAACTCGGGAAGGGAACCACACAAATCTTCGATTTCGTCAGGGCAAAATTCCCTCACGTCGAAGAAGACCACGAAGTGTCCAAGGGCATAAAAGCCGTAGAAAAAAGTCCTTCAGATGGGTCTATGAACTGTATACTGAAATAA
- a CDS encoding glutathione S-transferase N-terminal domain-containing protein → MLYLDKKEKKLSVKIYTTPSCSYCNSVKTYLRQKGISFSEVDVSKNQAAADEMVRKSNQQGVPVIEANGKIIVGFNKPALDKALNLT, encoded by the coding sequence ATGTTATATTTAGACAAAAAGGAGAAAAAATTGTCAGTGAAAATTTATACTACCCCTTCATGTTCCTACTGCAATTCGGTCAAGACATATCTCAGGCAGAAAGGAATATCTTTCAGTGAAGTAGACGTCTCAAAAAATCAGGCGGCGGCAGATGAAATGGTAAGAAAGAGCAATCAGCAGGGAGTGCCGGTCATAGAAGCCAATGGTAAAATCATAGTTGGATTCAACAAGCCTGCTCTGGACAAAGCTCTGAATTTAACATAA
- a CDS encoding methyltransferase, whose amino-acid sequence MKPLTPVKFERYGINVIPVTGFAGCSQPPKSAQYILSELEKEKELGKVTDYASGPGFVSLPLSKFCDKVVSVEWNLTAYRTLKDNISANCLNNVTPVLSDGFKLSEKSDAVIVNPDPHGGRELTISMFENSLSFLKENGKLFFICRRDFGAKWYQKYLKNLFEEVEVLGISGGYRTLRCCHKKNFTPGDFSRKINFGQNVFKTVPGVFSRKKIDEGTKHLIENVSPIKYSSVIDFGCGYGPIGICLSKTSEKCFLIENNLIAVKCSWKNAGINSAGNCEVIFDDRVPERLYASADYFLSNPPTHFGGNAADFILGQAFLSLKKGGTAAFVVHRTAGYAQRMKHIFKNVSSVEKGFYTVLISEKC is encoded by the coding sequence TTGAAGCCGTTAACTCCTGTCAAATTCGAAAGATACGGAATAAACGTCATTCCGGTGACTGGATTTGCAGGCTGTTCTCAGCCTCCCAAATCGGCCCAGTACATCCTTTCTGAACTTGAAAAAGAAAAAGAATTGGGTAAAGTTACAGACTACGCCTCGGGACCTGGTTTTGTGTCGCTTCCTCTTTCTAAATTTTGTGATAAAGTTGTTTCTGTTGAATGGAATCTGACAGCTTACAGAACTCTCAAAGATAACATTTCGGCCAATTGTCTGAATAACGTCACGCCTGTCCTGTCAGACGGATTTAAGCTTTCTGAAAAATCAGACGCCGTCATCGTAAATCCTGACCCTCACGGCGGAAGAGAACTGACAATTTCGATGTTCGAGAACTCTCTTTCTTTCCTGAAAGAAAACGGAAAACTTTTTTTTATATGCCGAAGAGATTTCGGCGCAAAATGGTATCAAAAATATCTGAAAAACCTTTTCGAAGAGGTCGAAGTTCTCGGGATTTCAGGAGGATACAGGACCCTCAGGTGCTGTCACAAAAAAAACTTCACTCCCGGAGATTTTTCAAGAAAAATCAATTTCGGTCAAAACGTCTTTAAAACCGTTCCGGGCGTTTTTTCGAGAAAGAAAATTGACGAAGGAACCAAACACCTAATTGAAAATGTTTCGCCGATAAAATATTCTTCAGTGATCGACTTCGGATGCGGATACGGACCAATCGGAATTTGCCTCTCCAAAACATCCGAAAAGTGTTTTTTGATTGAAAATAATCTTATCGCTGTCAAATGCAGTTGGAAAAATGCAGGTATCAATTCGGCCGGCAACTGTGAAGTCATATTCGATGACAGAGTCCCGGAAAGACTTTACGCCAGTGCAGATTATTTTCTTTCGAATCCGCCCACTCATTTCGGAGGCAACGCTGCCGATTTCATACTCGGTCAGGCGTTTTTATCTCTCAAAAAAGGCGGAACCGCGGCTTTTGTCGTCCACAGAACGGCCGGGTATGCTCAGAGGATGAAGCATATTTTCAAGAACGTGTCGTCAGTAGAAAAAGGTTTTTACACCGTTTTAATTTCAGAAAAATGTTAA